GTGCACGTGCCCGATCACGTAATAGCCGATCACGATCGACAGTGCGAACACGAAGAAGTGCTCCAGCAGCAGTGGCGGCGAGAACGCGGTGAGCAGGAACAGCAGTACCGCGGCGACGCCGACGATCGTGTACCTGACCCGCGCCGGCATCGGTACCTTCGGCTCCTTGACCGGGCGGGCGGCGGCGCCCACCGGGGCCGCCGGCGCGGCTGACACCTGCACCGGTGGCGGTGGCCAGGTCTTCTCGCCGTTGCGCACCACGGCGATGCCGCGCTGCACGACGTCGTCGAAGTCCAGGACCAGTTGGCCGTCCTTGCCCGGCGTCAGCAGCTTCATCAGGTTCACCAGGTTGGTGCCGTACAGCTGCGACGCCTGGGCGGGCAGCCGGCCGGCCAGGTCGGTGTACCCGATGATCGTCACCTGGTTGTCGGTGACGACGACCTCGCCGGCGACCGTGCCCTCGACGTTGCCGCCGTTCGCCGCGGCCATGTCCACGATCACGCTGCCCGGCCGCATGCTCGCCACCATCTCGGCCGTGATCAGCCTGGGCGCCGGCCGGCCCGGGATCAGCGCGGTGGTGACGATGATGTCGACCTCCTTCGCCTGCTCGGCGTACAGCCGCGCGGCGCGGGCGTTGTAGTCCTCGGACATCTCCTTGGCGTAGCCGGTCGCGCTGACCTCCGCCTCGGCGCTCTCGACCGACAGGTACTCGCCGCCGAGAGAACGCACCTGGTCGGCCACCTCGGGGCGGGGGTCGGTGGCAAGGACGATCGCGCCCAGGCTGCCGGCCGCGCCGATCGCGGCCAGCCCGGCCACCCCGGCCCCGGCGACCAGCACCTTCGCCGGCGGCACCTTGCCGGCTGCGGTGACCTGACCGGTGAAGAACCGGCCGAACGCGTGCGCGGCCTCGATGACCGCGCGATAGCCGGCGATGTTCGCCATCGAACTCAGCACGTCCAGCGACTGGGCGCGGGAGATGCGCGGCACCGCGTCCATCGCGAGCGCGGTGATGGGCCGCCGCGCGAGCGCCTCGACCAGGTCCGGGTTCAGTGCCGGGGCGAGCAGCCCGACCACCGTGGCGCCCTCAGCGAGCCGGCCGATGTTCTCGGCCGACGGTGCGTTGACGCCGAACACGATGTCGGCCTGCCAGGCCTCGCTGTCGGTCCCGATCCGGGCCCCGGCCTCGGCGTACGCGTCGTCGGAGAAGTCCGACGCCAGACCGGCACCGGACTCGACGACGACCTCGTAACCCAGGCTGATCAGTTGCTTGACGGTGGCCGGCGTGGCAGCGACACGAGTCTCGCGCGGGGCGGTCTCGCGGGTGACTCCGATGAGCAAGGCACACTCCATTTCCGGCATCCGCTCCGGTCCGCACGAATCTAGACCAGCGCTGTGAACCGCCGCGCGGCGGTGTGCCCTGCCTCACGTCGTGCGCGCCCGATAGGTTCTGCAGTCGTGCCGCCCGACCGTCCCGCCCGACTGACCGTGCTGTCCGGTCCGTCCGGTGTCGGCAAGGGCACCGTCGTGGCCCGGCTGCGTGAGCTGTACCCGCACGTGTGGGTGTCGGTGTCCTGCACGACCCG
This genomic stretch from Jatrophihabitans cynanchi harbors:
- a CDS encoding Re/Si-specific NAD(P)(+) transhydrogenase subunit alpha, which encodes MLIGVTRETAPRETRVAATPATVKQLISLGYEVVVESGAGLASDFSDDAYAEAGARIGTDSEAWQADIVFGVNAPSAENIGRLAEGATVVGLLAPALNPDLVEALARRPITALAMDAVPRISRAQSLDVLSSMANIAGYRAVIEAAHAFGRFFTGQVTAAGKVPPAKVLVAGAGVAGLAAIGAAGSLGAIVLATDPRPEVADQVRSLGGEYLSVESAEAEVSATGYAKEMSEDYNARAARLYAEQAKEVDIIVTTALIPGRPAPRLITAEMVASMRPGSVIVDMAAANGGNVEGTVAGEVVVTDNQVTIIGYTDLAGRLPAQASQLYGTNLVNLMKLLTPGKDGQLVLDFDDVVQRGIAVVRNGEKTWPPPPVQVSAAPAAPVGAAARPVKEPKVPMPARVRYTIVGVAAVLLFLLTAFSPPLLLEHFFVFALSIVIGYYVIGHVHHALHTPLMSVTNAISGIIVVGALLQVGHADTTITVLSFVAILVASINVFGGFTVTRRMLGMFTR